Proteins from a genomic interval of Euleptes europaea isolate rEulEur1 chromosome 18, rEulEur1.hap1, whole genome shotgun sequence:
- the DNAAF3 gene encoding dynein axonemal assembly factor 3 yields MTAAGSGNGFGTTAWWGFSPALDLQETYLDTSTEHLHMSQDGTPELNILLVGSIDGRHILKTMCQAHRWPQRKINFYVLENNLEALGRQLLFLSLALEPPEKMGLQEKSETFLELMGNTLLRSQTAAYLQEKAGLFIRYVTDPYFQQADLPTLDLSALKFKERDLLEAVFRFWKNPDPRAFQIEQLWDLRLRQYLGTRYDACRGICDWDLNMKLHEHGAKAIHSREFFRWRNTGLAFEMREASYDVPNKTLASGRLLRHKGESMPARGYWGDIATGPFIAFGIETEETSLLKTVNSLPSKSAQEISLYNVTALFYELNCRSRYDPPAASDKEGDDGGLRGDEGGAMPDAISSSPSTEDVRVHFLPLDCLPRLHHKARYQKLFNLIFFSCSMVHLLKPEMHLVAAPKATLLVELANFLPDLRKEQVSEFCSRATSLGRGSGFVPVEAPGKEAFSLFQLRDPPEMAEPGL; encoded by the exons ATGACAGCAGCGGGGAGCGGCAACGGTTTTGGCACCACGGCTTGGTGGGGCTTTTCTCCAGCACTTGACCTACAAGAAACGT ATCTGGATACCTCTACGGAGCATCTCCACATGTCCCAGGATGGTACTCCTGAACTGAATATCCTGCTTGTGGGATCAATTGATGGTCGTCATATCCTGAAGACCATGTGTCAGGCACACCGATGGCCCCAGAGGAAAATCAAT TTTTACGTGCTGGAGAATAATCTGGAGGCGCTGGGTCGGCAGTTGCTGTTTCTGAGCCTGGCGCTGGAGCCTCCGGAGAAGATGGGGCTGCAAG AGAAGAGTGAGACCTTCTTGGAGCTGATGGGAAACACTCTGCTCCGAAGCCAGACAGCTGCTTACTTGCAGGAGAAGGCGGGCCTTTTCATCCGCTATGTCACAGATCCCTATTTTCAGCAGGCTGACCTACCCACCTTGGACTTGTCTGCCCTCAAG TTCAAGGAGCGGGACCTGTTGGAGGCAGTCTTTCGTTTCTGGAAGAACCCCGACCCGCGGGCTTTCCAGATTGAGCAGCTGTGGGACCTGCGGCTCCGGCAATACTTGGGCACCCGCTATGACGCCTGCCGGGGGATTTGCGACTGGGACCTCAACATGAAGTTGCACGAGCACGGG GCCAAAGCGATCCATTCCCGTGAGTTTTTCCGGTGGCGCAACACAGGCTTGGCCTTCGAGATGCGAGAAGCCTCCTATGACGTCCCCAACAAGACTCTGGCGTCTGGCCGTCTCCTCAGACAC AAAGGGGAGTCGATGCCGGCACGGGGTTACTGGGGAGACATCGCCACCGGCCCCTTCATCGCCTTTGGAATTGAGACGGAAGAGACAAGTCTTCTGAAAACTGTCAATAGCCTTCCCAGCAAG AGTGCCCAGGAGATCTCCTTGTACAACGTCACTGCCCTGTTCTATGAACTCAACTGTCGCTCCCGCTATGACCCACCCGCAGCCTCTGACAAAGAGGGAGACGATGGCGGCTTGCGAGGGGACGAGGGCGGTGCCATGCCGGATGCCATCAGCA GCTCTCCCTCCACAGAAGACGTCCGCGTCCACTTCCTGCCTCTCGACTGCCTCCCTCGCCTCCACCACAAGGCCAGATACCAGAAGCTCTTCAACCTCATCTTCTTCTCGTGCAG CATGGTGCACCTCTTGAAGCCAGAGATGCATTTGGTAGCTGCCCCGAAAGCCACTCTCCTCGTGGAGCTTGCCAA CTTTCTGCCCGACCTCCGCAAGGAGCAGGTGTCCGAGTTCTGCTCCCGAGCGACCAGCCTGGGGAGGGGATCGGGATTTGTGCCGGTCGAAGCTCCTGGCAAAGAAGCGTTTTCCTTGTTCCAACTGAGGGATCCTCCTGAGATGGCAGAACCAGGCctctga